Part of the Virgibacillus natechei genome is shown below.
CCTTCGTCATTTCTTCAGCTAGACGTTTTTGTGCAACTCTATTTTCTGGCTGGTTCGTCACTTCATTCTGCAGTTGACTTACTTCTTCTTCAGAAATAAATGTAAAGTAACGAAGGAACTTTAACACGTCTCGATCATCACTATTAAACCAAAATTGGTAAAACTCATAAGGAGTCGTCTTTTCTGGATCCAACCAGATAGCCCCACCTGCTGTTTTCCCAAATTTGGTTCCATCTGCTTTTGTAATTAGAGGAACGGTTAAACCAAAAACGTTTGTTTCCACATCCTCGTGCTCTCTTGAACGACGAATTAATTCCATTCCAGCTGTAATATTCCCCCATTGGTCACTTCCACCTATTTGTAATGTACAATTTTCCTGTTCATATAATTTTAAGTAATCGAGTGATTGTAAGATCATATAGCTGAACTCTGTAAACGTAATTCCCTGGTCAATTCGTGCAGCTACCGATTCTTTTGATAACATATAATTTATACCAAAGTGCTTTCCAGCGTCACGAAGAAAATCTATTACGGTCATATTTGCTAACCAGTCGTAATTATTCCTGGCAATAACTGGATTTTCTCCATGATCAAATTCAAGCAGTCTGGCAATTTGCTCCTTCACTTTTTCAGTGAATTCTTTCACGATATTATCATCATTTAAAGACCGTTCGCTCGTTCGCCCGCTCGGATCACCAATCATACCCGTGCCACCACCAACAAGTGCAATTGGTTTATGTCCTGCTTTTTGAAATCTTTTTAGCATTGTAATAGGTACCAAATGTCCAATATGTAAACTATCAGCCGTTGGATCGAATCCACAATATAATGTTACTTGATTTGTTGATAAATGCTGCTTTAATCCTTCAAAATCAGTTGTCTGTTGAATTAACCCACGTGTTTCCAAATCCTGTAATATATCCATTTTACCACACTCCATCTTGATTTTTTGCAAATAAAAAAACTCCACCCTCTAAAATAAGGGACGAGTTTATAACGCGGTACCACCCTTGTTGCAAATCATTTGCCACTTGGGGTTGTTAACGATGTTTCCACCGTTCTTTTAGAATGAAATCAAAAAGCTTCGTTCTTCAACTTCCTTCCAAAAAGAAATGCTCACAAATTGTACTTCGTCTGCAACTGTGTACTAGCTTTCACCAACCGCCAGCTCTCTATAACAGGGAGATGCATCACTACTTTATTCCTTCAACGCATTACTATATATATGATTACATATATTCTTACCATAACTTGATATAAAAGGCAAGTTTATACGTGTATTGCTACTGCATAAAAAGCAATTATGCTATAATAAGTATGGTAATTTGGGAGGTTTTTAAATGGATTTGAAGGAGACATTCTATAAATATAAGCAAAAGCTAACAGATACGTGGAGCACTGGTAAAATTCAACGCTCATCACGAATTACATATGATGTGTTTTGGAATGTTATTTTATTATTCGCTGTTGTTGGTTTTATCGGTCTTTTTTTTGCTGGAGGGATCGGCGCTGGATATTTCGCCTCTCTCGTACAAGATGAATCAGTGAGAAGCTATGAAGAAATGGAGCAGGATATCTATGATTACACAGAAACAACGCAATTATATTTCGCAAACGAAGCGTATCTAGGTGATATCCGTGCAGAGATTCATAGGGATGAAACAACTTTAGAAAATGTGTCAGAAACGCTGATAAATGCAGTAATAGCCACCGAAGATGAATACTTTGAGGTACATCAAGGGGTTGTACCAAAAGCAATCATCCGTGCCGCATTACAAGATGCTTTAAATGCTGATATGCAAACAGGGGGAAGTACGTTAACGCAACAACTTATAAAGAATCAAATGCTGACAAACGAAGTATCCTTTGAACGGAAAGCAAAAGAAATATTATTAGCACTACGTGTCGAACGTTTTTTCGAAAAAGATGAAATACTACAAGCATATTTGAATATTGTCCCATATGGACGTGATTCATCTGGAAGAAATATCGCTGGTGTACAAACAGCTGCTCAAGGGGTGTTCGGTGTTGATGCTGATGAGGTTAACTTAACACAAGCTGCTTATTTAGCTGGCCTTCCACAAAGCCCTACTTCCTATACTCCTTTCACCAACCATGGAGAACAAAAGGATGAAGAAGGGTTACAAGCTGGTTTAAACCGAATGAATACAGTCTTGCACAGAATGTACCTTGCTGACTTTATTACAGAAGAGGAATATGAAGAGGCGTTAGAGTATGATCTCGTTGC
Proteins encoded:
- the tyrS gene encoding tyrosine--tRNA ligase yields the protein MDILQDLETRGLIQQTTDFEGLKQHLSTNQVTLYCGFDPTADSLHIGHLVPITMLKRFQKAGHKPIALVGGGTGMIGDPSGRTSERSLNDDNIVKEFTEKVKEQIARLLEFDHGENPVIARNNYDWLANMTVIDFLRDAGKHFGINYMLSKESVAARIDQGITFTEFSYMILQSLDYLKLYEQENCTLQIGGSDQWGNITAGMELIRRSREHEDVETNVFGLTVPLITKADGTKFGKTAGGAIWLDPEKTTPYEFYQFWFNSDDRDVLKFLRYFTFISEEEVSQLQNEVTNQPENRVAQKRLAEEMTKEVHSQEALEQAQRISASLFSGELKQLTASDIEQGFKDVPTHQAEKEERLLIDLLVDASISSSKRQAREDVKNGAIYINGERQQDIQYNVNEGDRIDDTFTIIRRGKKKYFLIRFS